One Actinomadura viridis genomic region harbors:
- a CDS encoding PadR family transcriptional regulator has protein sequence MPLTAVDNPLTLRLLGLLVEQPMHPYALAVALNERYPYLHAKNGSVYTLVRSMAEAGWVAPTGVEQMGNRPARTVYALTDQGWDVFQERVRRQIREAKVTTSAFVDALAYLGALDRAEAPRVLRGRLESLAERIAELEGASDPGLPEITMIEVGFVLHQLRAEAEWIRALIARIDLGELAWPAKGRT, from the coding sequence ATGCCCCTGACCGCGGTGGACAATCCACTGACCCTGCGGCTGCTCGGCCTTTTGGTGGAGCAGCCGATGCACCCGTACGCACTGGCGGTCGCGCTCAACGAGCGCTATCCGTACCTGCACGCCAAGAACGGCTCCGTCTACACGCTCGTACGGTCGATGGCGGAGGCCGGATGGGTGGCCCCGACCGGAGTCGAGCAGATGGGCAACCGCCCGGCGCGTACCGTCTACGCCCTGACCGATCAAGGCTGGGACGTCTTCCAGGAACGGGTGCGGCGCCAGATCCGCGAGGCCAAGGTCACCACCTCGGCGTTCGTGGACGCCCTGGCCTATCTCGGCGCGCTGGACCGGGCTGAGGCCCCGCGCGTACTGCGCGGGCGGCTGGAGTCGCTGGCCGAGCGGATCGCGGAGCTGGAGGGGGCGAGCGACCCCGGCCTGCCGGAGATCACCATGATCGAGGTCGGCTTCGTCCTGCACCAGCTGCGCGCCGAAGCGGAATGGATCCGCGCGCTGATCGCGCGCATCGACCTCGGCGAGCTGGCATGGCCGGCGAAGGGGCGGACATGA
- a CDS encoding epoxide hydrolase family protein yields MTTTNEGIRPFRIDIPQARLDDLAARLAATRWPDELPGVGWSRGVPLGYLKELAEYWRTGYDWRAHEAAINEHPQFMTTIGGQNVHFLHVRSPEPGALPLILLHGWPGGVVDFLDVVGPLSDPRAHGGDPADAFHLVIPSLPGFGFSTPLAGPGMGAARMAEVLAELMSRLGYDRYGVQGYDTGAWVAPEVGRRAPDRVAGVHVNALLTFPIGQDGEMDGLTKVEQSRWESMQNFNDGYLQCNSKRPQTVTYALNDSPAGQLAWIVEKFKELTEPEEGLPEDAIDRDRILTDVSLYWLTGTAGSAAQIYYEEITANAWSDGGGEWSEGGGWGEGGGEGGDWDAPSRGTVPTAVLVSAHDVSIRRWAERDHNVVRWTELGKGGHFLAMEEPDLLVGDVREFFRTVR; encoded by the coding sequence ATGACGACCACGAACGAGGGCATCCGCCCGTTCCGCATCGATATCCCGCAGGCCCGGCTCGACGACCTGGCCGCCCGGCTGGCCGCCACCCGCTGGCCGGACGAGCTGCCGGGCGTCGGCTGGAGCCGCGGCGTCCCCCTGGGCTACCTGAAAGAGCTCGCCGAGTACTGGCGCACCGGCTACGACTGGCGGGCGCACGAGGCGGCGATCAACGAGCACCCGCAGTTCATGACCACGATCGGCGGGCAGAACGTCCACTTCCTGCACGTCCGCTCGCCCGAGCCCGGCGCCCTGCCGTTGATCCTGCTGCACGGCTGGCCCGGCGGGGTCGTGGACTTCCTCGACGTCGTCGGCCCCCTCTCGGACCCCCGCGCGCACGGCGGCGACCCGGCCGACGCCTTCCACCTGGTGATCCCGTCCCTCCCCGGGTTCGGGTTCTCCACGCCGCTGGCCGGGCCCGGCATGGGCGCCGCCCGGATGGCCGAGGTGCTCGCCGAGCTGATGTCCCGGCTCGGGTACGACCGGTACGGCGTCCAGGGGTACGACACCGGCGCGTGGGTCGCCCCCGAGGTGGGCCGACGGGCCCCGGACCGGGTCGCGGGCGTCCATGTCAACGCCCTGCTCACCTTCCCGATCGGGCAGGACGGCGAGATGGACGGTCTCACCAAGGTCGAGCAGAGCCGCTGGGAGTCCATGCAGAACTTCAATGACGGCTACCTCCAGTGCAACTCGAAGCGTCCGCAGACGGTGACGTACGCGCTGAACGACTCGCCGGCCGGCCAGCTCGCCTGGATCGTGGAGAAGTTCAAGGAGCTCACCGAGCCGGAGGAGGGGCTGCCCGAGGACGCCATCGACCGCGACCGCATCCTGACCGACGTCTCCCTGTACTGGCTGACCGGCACCGCCGGGTCGGCGGCCCAGATCTACTACGAGGAGATCACCGCGAACGCCTGGAGCGACGGCGGCGGCGAGTGGAGCGAGGGCGGCGGCTGGGGCGAGGGCGGCGGCGAGGGCGGCGACTGGGACGCGCCCTCACGCGGCACGGTGCCGACCGCCGTGCTGGTCTCCGCCCACGACGTGAGCATCCGCCGCTGGGCCGAGCGTGACCACAACGTCGTCCGCTGGACGGAACTGGGCAAGGGCGGCCACTTCCTCGCCATGGAGGAGCCGGACCTGCTGGTCGGCGACGTCCGCGAGTTCTTCCGGACGGTGCGCTGA